Genomic window (Planctomycetota bacterium):
GTAGTCCTCCAGCGGCACGCCGTACTGCAGGCTCATCGAGACGCTCGTGCCAAAGGCGTCCATCAAACCGCCGATGGTGCTGCCCTCCTTGGCCATGGTGATGAACAGCTCGCCCGGGCGGCCGTCGGGGTAGAGGCCCACGGTGATGTAGCCCTCGTGCCCCGCGACGCTGAACTTGTGCGTCACGCTCTGGCGCGTGTCGGGCAACCGCTCGCGGCGCGGTTTCGGCGTCGTCGCCTCCGCCTCGTCGGCGTTCTCGCCGTCGAGCTTCGTGTTGAGCGGCTGGCTGTCCTTCGAGCCGTCGCGGTAGATCGCCAGCGCCTTCAGGCCGAGCTTCCAGCCGTCGTAGTACGCCT
Coding sequences:
- a CDS encoding vitamin B12-dependent ribonucleotide reductase; amino-acid sequence: AYYDGWKLGLKALAIYRDGSKDSQPLNTKLDGENADEAEATTPKPRRERLPDTRQSVTHKFSVAGHEGYITVGLYPDGRPGELFITMAKEGSTIGGLMDAFGTSVSMSLQYGVPLEDYVRKFSHMRFEPQGHTKNPDIRIAKSIIDYIFRWLGIEFRPGYKEVSLGGKPPEGPGSPPAVEDEPTE